Proteins found in one Miscanthus floridulus cultivar M001 chromosome 4, ASM1932011v1, whole genome shotgun sequence genomic segment:
- the LOC136551224 gene encoding aminopeptidase P2-like, producing MAIEAARLSPSLAAAAFLARRPPPALSPFSLRRRFPLLRVLASSSGGDGRVVALSSSELRKRRGLSSSGAAADSASDGDEKLRSLRRLFARPDVSIDAYIVPSQDAHQSEFIAECFTRRAYLTGFTGSAGTAVVTKNKAALWTDGRYFLQAEKELGHHWTLMRSGNHGIPTTSEWLNDVLPSGCRVGIDPFLFSFDAAEELKDSIANKNHELVLVQGMNLVDEIWGDARPNPPKEPTRVHDIKYAGIDVPSKLSFIRSQLAENGCDAVVISMLDEVAWLLNMRGSDVPHSPVFYSYLIVEVSTATLFVDSSKVSKDVLEHLEQTGVKLKPYEAIISEVERLAEKGAKLWLDSSSVNAAIITAFKSSCDRRLKRKGKAGKKVGENEASSDDPITGDPGVQNLVISAVYNVSPVALAKSVKNDAEIEGMKNSHLRDAAALAEFWCWLEEEICKSVPLTEVQIAEKLLEFRQKQDGFIETSFDTISGYGANGAIIHYRPTPESCSSVGSDNLFLLDSGAQYIDGTTDITRTVHFGEPSPRQKECFTRVLQGHIALDQAVFPERTPGFVLDVLARSSLWKIGLDYRHGTGHGVGAALNVHEGPQSISYRYGNLTALQKGMIVSNEPGYYEDNSFGIRIENLLLVKELNLANSFGGISYLGFEKLTFVPIQSKLIESSLLSPSEINWVNDYHEEVWEKVSPLLSGHSLDWLWKNTRPLLDV from the exons ATGGCGATCGAAGCCGCGCGCCTCTCCCcgtccctcgccgccgccgccttcctcgCCCGCCGGCCCCCTCCCGCcctctcgcccttctcccttcgccGCCGGTTTCCCCTCCTCCGCGTCCTCGCCAGCTCATCGGGCGGGGACGGACGCGTCGTCGCCCTCTCCTCGTCTGAGCTCCGCAAGCGCCGGGGCCTCTCCTCCTCCGGGGCTGCGGCGGACTCCGCGTCTGACGGGGATGAGAAGCTCCGTTCGCTTCGTCGACTCTTCGCGCGGCCCGACGTTTCCATTGACGCTTACATCGTCCCCTCACAGGACGCCCACCAG AGCGAATTCATTGCAGAATGCTTCACGAGGCGCGCCTATCTGACTGGGTTCACTGGCAGTGCTGGTACAGCTGTGGTCACAAAAAACAAGGCTGCCCTCTGGACTGATGGCCGTTATTTTCTTCAG GCAGAGAAGGAATTGGGCCATCACTGGACACTCATGCGCAGTGGGAATCATGGCATTCCAACTACTAGTGAGTGGTTGAATGATGTTTTACCATCTGGTTGCCGAGTTGGTATTGATCCG TTTCTTTTCTCATTTGATGCTGCTGAAGAACTGAAGGATTCAATCGCCAATAAGAATCATGAGTTAGTTTTGGTTCAGGGCATGAACCTAGTTGATGAGATATGGGGAGATGCAAGGCCAAATCCCCCAAAAGAACCAACTAGGGTGCATGACATCAAATATGCTGGTATTGATGTACCATCAAAGTTGTCCTTCATTAGGTCACAACTTGCTGAAAATGGGTGTGATGCTGTGGTAATTTCAATGCTTGATGAAGTTGCTTGGTTGTTGAACATG AGAGGAAGTGATGTCCCACATTCACCAGTATTTTATAGCTACCTCATTGTGGAGGTTAGCACTGCTACACTATTTGTAGATAGCAGCAAAGTTTCTAAAGATGTTCTGGAGCACCTTGAGCAAACTGGTGTAAAACTTAAGCCATATGAAGCAATTATTTCTGAAGTAGAAAG ACTGGCAGAGAAAGGTGCAAAGCTCTGGTTGGATTCTTCAAGTGTGAATGCAGCCATAATTACTGCATTTAAATCAAGTTGCGACAGACGCttgaaaaggaaaggaaaagcaGGGAAAAAAGTTGGAGAGAATGAAGCATCTTCAGACGACCCAATAACTGGAGATCCTGGTGTGCAGAATTTAGTCATAAGTGCTGTATACAATGTTTCACCAGTTGCACTTGCCAAGTCAGTTAAAAATGATGCAGAAATTGAGGGAATGAAGAATTCACACCTAAG AGATGCTGCGGCTTTAGCAGAATTCTGGTGCTGGCTAGAGGAGGAAATCTGTAAAAGTGTGCCCCTTACAGAGGTACAAATTGCTGAAAAGCTTCTTGAGTTTCGTCAAAAGCAAGATGGATTTATAGAGACAAGCTTCGACACTATAAGTG GTTATGGTGCAAATGGTGCTATAATACACTACAGACCAACCCCAGAGAGCTGCAGCTCTGTTGGAAGTGATAATCTGTTTTTGTTAGATAGTGGTGCTCAATACATTGATGGAACAACTGACATAACAAGAACAGTGCATTTTGGTGAGCCTTCCCCAAGGCAAAAGGAATGCTTTACCAGAGTTTTGCAG GGCCACATAGCTCTAGATCAAGCAGTGTTCCCCGAGAGAACTCCAGGCTTTGTGCTAGATGTTCTGGCACGGTCATCTCTGTGGAAAATTGGACTGGATTATAGACATG GCACAGGCCATGGAGTTGGAGCTGCACTAAATGTCCACGAGGGCCCTCAGAGCATTAGCTATCGATATGGAAATTTGACAGCCTTACAGAAGGGCATGATTGTCAGCAACGAACCTGGTTATTATGAAGACAATTCATTTGGCATTCGTATCGAG AATTTACTTCTGGTAAAGGAGCTTAATCTGGCAAATTCGTTTGGTGGAATTTCATACCTTGGTTTTGAGAAACTAACTTTTGTTCCGATTCAG AGCAAGCTTATTGAGTCATCCTTGCTGTCACCTTCGGAGATCAATTGGGTCAATGATTACCACGAAGAAGTCTGGGAAAAG GTTTCCCCTTTGTTGAGTGGCCATTCTCTCGACTGGTTATGGAAGAACACTCGACCTCTTTTAGATGTATAA